Below is a genomic region from Microbacterium sp. KUDC0406.
TCGCTGCTGTCCGGGACGGCCGGCGAGTGGATCCTCGTCGACCACGTCGAATCCGACGTCTTCCTCGATCACCTGGCCAGGGCGGATGCGGCGGGCGTACCGCTCATCGCCGTGCACAAGCACACCGATCTCCGGCTCGCGGACACCGCCTCCGCGCACGTGCAGGTGGAGCGCACCGATGACGGCCTGCTCCTGCGCGCAGCCGCGCGGGTCGACGGCGCAGAGGCCGAGCACGTGCGCCCCATCGGCCGGGCGGGCTTCTACACCTGGCGGGTCGCGGGTCGCCGCGTGGAGGTGGCACTGGCCGCGGGCCCCTCTCCGACCCGATGCGCATGCTGATCGCCGAGGGCGGTGCACTCGCCGTTCCCGCTGCCGACGAGGAGGACTTCTTCGCCGAGGCCTACCCCTCGCTGAGCAGGGCCACCACGCTTGCGGCCGGCACGGGTGTCGTCCTGCCGGAGGTCGCGAAGCCGACTTCTGTGCTCTCCATCGCGTTCCGCGGCGGTCACACCGCCGACCACCGGCTGAGCTGGCGGTACGGACGACGCGGCGGAATCCCCGTCACCCCGAGTGATGACCCGGTGCGCGATGCGGATGCCGAGGCCGACGAGCTGCGCGCCGTCGAGAGCATCTGGGCAGCGGCATCCGATCTGCCGTTCGCGCCGAGCGGCACCGTCCGTGAACTCGACACGGCACGACTGATGAGCGAGGTCGTGCCGGCGCTGGAAGAGGCCGGCATCGAGGTGATCATCACCGGCGACCGGCCGGTCTACCGCGAGCTCAGCGGCGAGCCCGAGATCACGGTGTCGACGGTGGAGAGCACCGACCCGGACTGGTTCGACCTCGGCTTCCTCGTGAAGATCGACGGCCGCACCATTCCCTTCGAGCCGCTGTTCACCGCGCTCAGCCTGCGCCGCAAGAATCTGCTCCTCGTCGACGGCAGTCACTTCTCGCTCGCGCATCCCGCACTGGATCGGCTGCGCGAGCTGATCGACGAGGCGGCGACCCTGGGCGAGTGGGAGACCGGGCCGCGGATCAGCCGGTACCAGACAGCGCTCTGGGATGACTTCGAGGACCTCGCCGACCAGTCTGAACCGGCGGTGTCGTGGCGGGCGACGGTCGACGCTCTGAGAGCGGAGAGCGGGGTGCCGGCGCGGGCGACCCCGGACGGACTGCGGGCGCGGCTGCGCCCCTATCAACAGGCCGGGCTCGAATGGCTCGCGTTCCTGCGGCAGCACAGGCTCGGCGGCATCCTGGCCGATGACATGGGTCTGGGCAAGACCCTGCAGCTGCTCGCCCTCGTGCAGCATGCCCGTGAGACGGGAGAGGAGCGCCCGTTCCTCGTGGTCGCACCCACCAGCGTGCTCTCCGCCTGGCGCGACGAGGCGGCGCGATTCGCGCCGGGGCTGCGGGTGCGCGTGGTGGAGACGTCGAAGCCGTCAGCCGTTCGCGACGCCGCGTCCTCCGCCGACCTGGTCGTCGCCTCGTACGCGGTGGTGCGCCTGGCCGAGCACGTCTTCCGCGATCGCGAGTGGGCAGGGCTGATCCTCGACGAGGCGCAGTTCGTGAAGAATCCCGCATCGCAGCAGCATCAGGCGGTGGCGGCGATCCCGGCCGATGTGACGTTCGCCGTCACCGGCACCCCGCTGGAGAACAGCCTGATGGACCT
It encodes:
- a CDS encoding DEAD/DEAH box helicase encodes the protein MLIAEGGALAVPAADEEDFFAEAYPSLSRATTLAAGTGVVLPEVAKPTSVLSIAFRGGHTADHRLSWRYGRRGGIPVTPSDDPVRDADAEADELRAVESIWAAASDLPFAPSGTVRELDTARLMSEVVPALEEAGIEVIITGDRPVYRELSGEPEITVSTVESTDPDWFDLGFLVKIDGRTIPFEPLFTALSLRRKNLLLVDGSHFSLAHPALDRLRELIDEAATLGEWETGPRISRYQTALWDDFEDLADQSEPAVSWRATVDALRAESGVPARATPDGLRARLRPYQQAGLEWLAFLRQHRLGGILADDMGLGKTLQLLALVQHARETGEERPFLVVAPTSVLSAWRDEAARFAPGLRVRVVETSKPSAVRDAASSADLVVASYAVVRLAEHVFRDREWAGLILDEAQFVKNPASQQHQAVAAIPADVTFAVTGTPLENSLMDLWALFRLTAPGLFPSKRQFREDYVQPIEKGKVPENAEGAEFRAGRLARLRRRIRPLMLRRTKDLVAAELPAKQEQILHVEPSPAHRAVYDTVLQRERQKILGLLKDLDRNRFIVFRSLTMLRMLALAPGLIDPDDAAVGSRKLDALVERAEELRAEGHRALVFSQFTSYLDLAEQRLRDAGIAYSRLDGATRKRGDVVDGFRGGDQTVFLISLKAGGFGLTLTEADYVFLLDPWWNPAAEAQAIDRTHRIGQREQVFVYRMISTGTIEEKVLALQQRKARLFTAVMDDDELFAKSLTADDIRALFED